From Mya arenaria isolate MELC-2E11 chromosome 12, ASM2691426v1, the proteins below share one genomic window:
- the LOC128210532 gene encoding keratin-associated protein 21-1-like, translating into MKVLAILALFGAIVACQAYRIKGYRGDYDDGYKGDYKGSYGVGYKGGYGAGYKGGYGGGYGGGYDGYDGGYGGGYGGGYRGGYGGGYNGYGGYGGGFGGYGGGHGGFGGGYSGYHAKKY; encoded by the exons ATGAAGGTTCTAGCAATTCTTGCTCTGTTTGGTGCTATCGTGGCCTGCCAAGCCTATCGTATAAAGGGATATAGAGGTGACTATGACGACGGTTATAAAGGTGATTATAAAGGTAGTTATGGAGTAGGATATAAAGGTGGTTATGGAGCAGGATATAAAGGTGGATATGGAGGTGGCTATGGAGGTGGCTATGACGGCTACGATGGAGGGTACGGAGGAGGGTATGGCGGCGGCTACCGTGGAGGCTACGGCGGCGGATATAACGGCTACGGTGGCTACGGTGGCGGGTTTGGCGGTTACGGCGGTGGCCATGGTGGTTTCGGTGGCGGCTATAGCGGATACCATGCAAAAA aatACTAA
- the LOC128210531 gene encoding shematrin-like protein 1 — protein MKVLAILALFGAIVACQAYRIKGYRGDYDDGYKGDYKGSYGVGYKGGYGVGYKGGYGGGYGGGYDGYDGGYGGGYGGGYRGGYGGGYNGYGGYGGGFGGYGGGHGGFGGGYSGYHAKSPLSSFLTDRFGVRPTIMLSGLLYTSGYLGAAFAPTLATAAVTCGVIAGLYIVFPYLPRYCIIQGSTEFQASNLVSICGLTSLLGRVLTGAIANTKFFQPRVSYLYAGSLVLLSAISCAFPLYSSRYPGQVAFAVVFGLCFGTPYTVINAVNLQHMGVERVTAALGVELCFCGFGGLLGPVVAGLSGDAGATLGQVFLIAELFGGGDERGISWIG, from the exons ATGAAGGTTCTAGCAATTCTTGCTCTGTTTGGTGCTATCGTGGCCTGCCAAGCCTATCGTATAAAGGGATATAGAGGTGACTATGACGACGGTTATAAAGGTGATTATAAAGGTAGTTATGGAGTAGGATATAAAGGTGGTTATGGAGTAGGATATAAAGGTGGATATGGAGGTGGCTATGGAGGTGGCTATGACGGCTACGATGGAGGGTACGGAGGAGGGTATGGCGGCGGCTACCGTGGAGGCTACGGCGGCGGATATAACGGCTACGGTGGCTACGGTGGCGGGTTTGGCGGTTACGGCGGTGGCCATGGTGGTTTCGGTGGCGGCTATAGCGGATACCATGCAAAAA gCCCGTTGTCAAGTTTCCTTACAGACAGGTTCGGTGTCCGGCCTACGATCATGCTGAGCGGCCTCCTCTATACGTCCGGTTACTTGGGAGCCGCCTTCGCTCCGACCTTGGCGACTGCAGCAGTTACGTGCGGTGTCATAGCTG GCCTGTATATTGTGTTCCCATACTTGCCAAGATACTGTATCATCCAAGGGTCAACCGAGTTCCAAGCCTCCAATCTAGTTTCCATCTGCGGCCTCACTTCATTGTTGGGACGGGTACTTACTGGAGCGATCGCCAACACGAAATTCTTCCAACCACGTGTGTCTTATCTTTATGCGGGAAGCCTCGTCCTGCTGTCCGCTATTTCGTGCGCATTCCCACTGTATTCCAGCCGTTATCCGGGCCAGGTGGCGTTCGCGGTGGTGTTCGGGCTGTGTTTCGGCACGCCGTATACAGTCATCAATGCCGTGAACCTTCAGCACATGGGGGTGGAGAGAGTCACCGCGGCCCTCGGGGTCGAGCTTTGCTTCTGTGGGTTCGGAGGATTGCTCGGACCAGTTGTGGCAg GCCTTTCTGGTGACGCGGGAGCAACGCTTGGTCAAGTGTTTCTTATTGCTG aacttTTTGGGGGTGGGGATGAGCGGGGCATATCATGGATTGGCTAA